ATCTTACCGATCATCTTGGCAGCCATGACTACGCCCTTTTCTGCTGCGAGCATCCTGATACCAGTAACCATGAATTCACGAAGGATAATGATCGCAAGGAACCATGCAGATACTCTTCCGAGTTCAACGAAAGCGATAAGAACACCGATAACGAGCATCTTATCTGCAAGAGAATCGAGGAACTTACCGAGATTCGTGATGAGATTATACTTCCTGGCGATCTTACCGTCAGCCATATCAGTAAGCGAAGCGATGATAAAGACGATAGCTGCGATGAGCATACCGCTCTCACGAATAAATGCATTCCATCCTTCGGGCTCAAAGCCGTAGATACTGATGGGAAGCATAAAGAGAAGTGTCACGGGAATAAGGATGATCCTTAAAAGTGACAGCTTATTAGGCAGATTCATATTGTAACTCCTGTCATTTCATATTCTGAGGCTTCAAGTATCTTCACCTGATACCTTCCGCCAATCTTAAGTTCTTCTTCCTTGGTCGAAGCGACATAGATGACCGGATCGATCTCCGGAGCCTCTCCGTAACTTCGCCCGACATAAAATATACCATCTTCGGATACAGAATCAATAGTAACAGTTACTTCGGACCCTACGCGTGAAAGATTCGACTCACGTGAGATAGCTTCCTGGACCTCGTAGACCTTCTGACAACGAAGTTTCTTCGTCTCAGCGTCCACATCATCAGGCATATCATATGCTGGCGTACCTTCTTCAGGCGAGAATTCAAAGCATCCGAGCCTGTCAAAGCGCCACTTCTCGATATTCTTTATAAGATTATCAAAGGCTTCCTCGCTCTCCCCCGGGAATCCTACCATTACCGTCGTTCTTATAACAAGGCCGGGAATCTTCTCACGAAGCTTTGCTATCCTCTCATCTATAAGCTCAACAGTATCGTGACGGAGCATAGACTTAAGGATGCCGTTATCTGCATGCTGGATCGGTATATCAAGATACTTCGCTACCTTGGGATTATTGGCCATCTCATCGATGAGCTCATCGGTGATACCGTCCATATAGCCATACATGACTCTTATGAGTTCGATACCTTCGATCTTTGAAAGCTTTCGAAGAAGCTCAGGGAGCACTTGCTTCTTATAAAGATCAATACCATAGTTAGTAGTATCCTGTGCAGCAAGTATGATCTCCTTAAATCCCTGAGATGCCAGATCTTCAGCCTCTTCGAGTATCGCCTCCATGGGACGAGACTTATAGCTGCCTCTAATGAGCGGGATAGCACAGAAAGAACATCTGTGAACACATCCCTCACCTATCTTGAGCCAGGCAAAGCTACCGGTAGATATATCTCTGTGCGTAAGGAGCTGATCCATACCACCGGGCTCGGAAACATAGACCTTCTTAGGCATCTCGCACTCGTAGAGCGAATCGATAGCTTCACATATATCCTTATAATGAGAAGTTCCCATAACGATATCGACTTCGGGAAGCTCATCTAAGATCTCTGAAGAGTAACGCTGGGAAAGACAGCCGGTAACGATGATATGCTTGAGCTTACCATGCTTCTCCCCGTCAGGCTTAAGATCGGCTGTATTTAGTATTGTCATGATCGTCTCTGTCTTAGCAGATTCGATAAAACCGCAGGAGTTGATTATCGCAACTTCCGCGTCCTCGACCGATTCAACGACATTATAGCCGTGATCCTTGATCATCTTGACCATACACTCGGCGTCAACAAGGTTCTTTGAACAACCGAGTGCGATCATTGTTACATTGATTTCTTCTTTTTTCATACGCCTTATATTACCATTAAATCCCAAAATGAAAAGACCGCCGGGCAAGGCGGTCTTTCCAATATCCATAACATACGAAAGATAAATGTACCACGCGGGTTAAGTGGGTAAATCATTTATCAACAGTCTGATTACAGATGAAGCGGTCTCGGCAGAGTATCCTCTACGCGAAGCCACAGAGATTATATCACGGATATCCGATTCCGAGTATACACTTTCGGAGAAGTTCGGACATAATGCTTCAATAAGTCTTCTGCATGTGACCTTATCGTCATCACATTCCTCCAGGAGCGTAGGAATGCAATCACGAGAGATCCCTGCGGCACTAAGTCTTTGAGATATGAGAGCACGACTTTCCTGCTTCTTGCCTACTCTGGAAGCGAGGACCTTACGACCTGCTCTAATATCATCTATATACTCACGCTCAACAAGCTGTTCAACTGCACTACGAGCAGTACCGGGATCATATCCCTTCCTGATGAGGTATTCGCGGACCTTACCGGACGAATAGACTGCTATTCCGATATGTCGGATACCTGCTGATACCGCTTCGCTAATATCGTAAGGATCCATTACATATCGATCCCGAGGATATCGTCGTCGTTCTCGTCAAGATCAAGATCTACATCGGAAACATCCGCGTCATCAAGATCTTCACCGGGTTCAGCGGGCTTGTAAGAATCCCTTACGAGCTGCTCGATCTCATCTCTGATGTCAGTATTATCAAGGAGATACTGTCTTGCATTATCCTTACCCTGACCGATCTTCTGGCCCTTATATGCGAACCAGGAACCGCTCTTCTCGATGATGTTGTTCTCAACAGCGAGATCGATGATGCAGCTCTCCTTAGATATACCCTGACCGTACATGATGTCGAACTCAGCTTCCTTGAACGGAGGAGCAACCTTATTCTTGACTACCTTTACACGTACATGGTTACCGATAACATCAGTACCGTTACGAAGAGTCTCAGTCTTTCTAACGTCAAGTCTTACTGAAGAATAGAACTTCAATGCACGACCACCAGTCGTTGTCTCGGGATTACCGAACATAACACCGACCTTCTCACGAAGCTGATTGATGAAGATACATACAGTTCCGGACTTAGCGATGATACCTGTGAGCTTACGAAGAGCCTGGCTCATGAGTCTTGCCTGAAGACCTACATGAGAATCGCCCATCTCACCTTCGATCTCTGCCCTGGGAACAAGTGCTGCTACGGAGTCGATGACGATAACATCGATACCGCCGCTTCGTACAAGTGTCTCAGTGATCTCGAGAGCCTGCTCACCCGTATCTGGCTGAGCGAGAAGAAGATTATCAACATCTACGCCGATCTTACTTGCATATACTGCGTCAAGAGCATGCTCTGCATCGATAAATGCACATGTACCGCCCATCTTCTGAGCTTCTGCTACGCAATGAAGCGCAACTGTCGTCTTACCTGAAGACTCGGGTCCGTAGATCTCAATGATCCTTCCACGGGGAAGTCCGCCTACTCCGAGTGCGATATCAAGTGTAAGAGAACCTGTAGGGATAGTCTCGATATCTACAACTTCCTGATCGCCCATCCTCATAACGGAACCCTTACCGAACTGCTTCTCTATCTGAGCCATTGCAGCTTCAAGAGCCTTCTTGCGCTCGCTCTGATCTGCGATGGGCACCTGCTGCACGCTTGCTTTTGCCGAATTTTTCTTAGCCATGGGATAAAACCTCCACACTATGAACAATTGTTCTGATTTATTTAAATCGATTCTATAAAAAGCCTATCCCTTTGTCAATGGATTTGCAACAAAAATACAGAACGAAATTTTAAAAATGGGACTTTTGGGATATTAATGGGACTTACGAGAAAGTTTCGAAGCGATCTTGGACTTAAAACTCGTGATCCAATCGGTTGCTTCCGGCATCTTCATTACAAGTGCAAATCCGAAATATACGAATACGCATACAAGTCCCTTACCTGCGAGTATCATCAGCTGGAGCATCTTACTGCCCTGCGCAGGTACTGCTCTGTCGAATACAAAGAGGACAACACACATTACGAGAACGCTCAATCCCGCCTTGCAAGCGAAAGGAAGCATCTTCAAAGGTACGGTATCCTTACTCTTATAATAGATGATACAAAGAGTTAAGAGCTGGAACAGGCTCGTAAGCGAATAAGCAAAGGTCAGCGAGATGAGCCCGAAGCCCATAGATATAAATATAGTACAGAATAAAGGATTGGTAATAAGGCCGATACATCCTGCAAAAAGAGGTATCTTGGTCTTGCCCATTCCGTAGAATGCCTGATTCATTATAAATATAACGGTATGAGTGATGATCGCCGCGGAATATCCGATAAGGAATGTACCTGCCGTCTGAGCATTATCATCAGTATAGTTCGAGGACCACTGGAAAACAGCTTTGATGACGTCAACATTCATCAGCACCATAAATCCTGCAGACGGTATCGTCAGGAAAAGTGCGCTCTTGAGCCTCGAGGACAAAAGCGCCGAACATTCTGGATATTTCTTCTCACCGTAAAGTGATGCGATCGACGGAAGCATGACACTTCCTATTGCAACTGCGAAGATACCGTAAGGAAGCTGCCATACGGTAGATGCATTTCGAAGAAGGAAAGTTACATGCTGGGGGATCTGCTCTGCGAAGAAATTCAGGATCGCCATATTGATCCTTACTACGGAAGCAGAAAGAAGTATCGGCAACGCAGTTTTGACGAGTGCATGAAACTCCCTATCCCCGGGTTTGAACGTAAATCTGAACCGTCTTAATATATCGTGCCCGCATATCAGCTGGAACAGGAAATATACGCCTGCCGCTACCATTATGCCGGCCGTCGTCATCATGAGCTTATGCTCGGAGTTACCCGCGAACATGAGGATCGAAGCCAGAACACATATGTTGTAGACAGTAGGACCGAATGCTGTCGAACCGAATCTCTTATAGCTGTTAAGGATACCTATACTTAATGCAGCGAGCATCATGAAGAAGATCTGCGGGAACAGCCACTTCGAAGCCATGGCAGCCAGATGAGCGACTTCAGTACCCTTTTCCTCAGACCTGAAGATCATATACATCGGTTCAGAGAAGATAACGCCAAGGACGCATACCGCAATAACTATTACGGAAAAGACGGAGATAAAGATATTTACCGCTCTCCATCCCTTCTCTTCTTCACCTCTAGCGACAGCCGAGGCAAGCGTTGGTGTTATCGCAGACTGGATAGCTCCGCCTATAAGAAGATCAAAGACTATGTCAGGGATCATAAATGCAAGAGTAAATGCATCCCTGTACATATCTTCAAATCGCGCTGAAACGAATATATCTCTCAAGAATCCCGAACACTTGGAAAATACGAGTCCGACCATCATGAGAGCTGTAGCAACAGTCATACTCATGCTGCGCTTTGACTTAGTATTCGAAATATTACTCATAATTCTCCTCTATGTAAGAAAGGATAGTCTTATAAACGAATTCGACAGACTGAAGCCTTACCATATCTCTCTTATAAGGGAAGTACTGACAAAAAGCTTCAGTTCCGTCTTCAGTGGCAAATCCGAACCATACTGTACCGACCAGATCGTCATCACTGTCTGACGGATCGGAATAATCACCTGCATAACCTGTAGCCGAGAAAGCTATATCTGCGCCTGTAAGCTTTCGAACGCCATCTGCCATCTCCATCGCACACTGCTCGGAGACTTCAGTATATGCATCGATCGTATCTTTCTTTACGCCTAATACATTCATCTTGATCTCATTGGTATATGAAACTACACCACCCAAGAGAACATCGGATGCTCCGGGTACGTCGACTAACTTTGAAGCGATCATACCGCCCGTAAGGCTCTCTGCGAAAGCAACGGTGAGCTTGCTTTTTTTAAGCTCTTCGACCAGATCGCTCGCAAGATAATAAAGATCATCAAATACCATCAGGCATCTCCCTTTGACTGCATCTCGAGCCAATCCGTCTTATTGATCAATACCTTACGAGGCTTACTTCCCTCGAAAGGTCCGATGATATGCTTCTGCTCCATGACGTCGATAAGACGCGCAGCTCGGGGATAACCGATACCGAGTCTTCTCTGAAGGATCGATACGCTCGCATTACCCGCATCGATTACGGTATTAACTGCCTGATCGAGAAGATCATCCTCATCGGATCCTCCCTGATCACCGCCAGCACCGCCGGCAGATCCGCCTGCTGCGGCAGGTGTCTCGACAGCCTTCATTATATCGTCATCATACAAAGGTCCGTAATTATCCTTAAGATACTTGACGATAGCCTCTACTTCCTTATCGGATACGAAAGCACCCTGACCTCTGACGGGCTTAGGAGCAGACAAAGGTGAATAGAGCATATCGCCCTTACCGAGAAGCTTCTCGGCACCGACGGAATCAAGGATCGTACGGCTGTCGACACCGGATGAAACAGCGAAAGCGATCCTCGAAGGAACATTCGACTTGATAACACCGGTGATTACGTCGACAGAAGGTCTTTGTGTAGCGATAAGAAGATGAAGTCCCGCAGCACGTGCCATAGCGGCAAGTCTTGCAATCTGATCTTCAACTTCCTTAGCGGCAACGGTCATGAGATCCGCAAGCTCATCGATAACGATAAGGATGAGCGGCAGCGGCTTCTCACCGTTGTACTTTAAGTATTCGTTATATCCGCTCAAGTCTCTGCATCCTGACTCCGAGAAGCACTTATATCTTCTCTCCATCTCGATAACAGCCCACTTCAGAGCATTAGAAGCCTTCTTCGGATCTGTTACAACAGGCATAAGAAGATGCGGAATACCGTTATAAACTGAAAGCTCAACGACCTTAGGGTCGACAAGGATCATCCTTACATCGTCGGGAGAAGCCTTACAGAGGATACTCGTAAGGATCGTATTGATACATACGGACTTACCTGATCCCGTAGAACCTGCGATAAGAAGGTGCGGCATCTTGGCGATATTACACATGATCGGACGTCCGGGGATATCCTTACCCAATGGTACTTCGAGCCCGGGGCCTTCTCTAAACTCCTTAGTCTCAAGAAGTCCTCTGAGCTGTACTGCAGAAGTCTTCTTGTTAGGGATCTCGATACCGATCGCACTCTTACCCGGGATAGGAGCCTCAATCCTGACGGAAACGGCTGCCATGGCAAGAGCTATATCATCCTGAAGAGATAATACCCTGCTGACCTTGACACCTCTGTCAATCGTAAGCTCAAACCTGGTAATAGCAGGACCGTGCGTGATATTTATGACCTGAGCATTGATGCCGAAACTTCCGAGAGCCTCTTCAAGTTCCTTAGCCTTAGCCTGAAGCTCTGCATTGTTATTGGCATTCTTTGTTCCCTGATCCTTCTCAAGGCATGTAAGAGGCGCAGGACGATACGGGCCCTTGCGTCTGCTCTTTATCCTGCCGGTCGTAACATCGACATTAGCACCCGGAACACTCTTGGGAGTCTCGACGATCCTGCCTTCAGTATTGCTGAATCCTTCATTATCAAGGTTCTGATTGATCGGGATCGCAGCCGTTCCGGATACGGGTGCGGGACTTACGGGAGCCGCAGGTGCTGCGGGGGAAGTATACGGAGCAGGTGCAGGCTCACCACCCATTGAGATATGTGGAGCTCTGACTGTTCTGTTCTGTGTATAATCGTAAGGATCCTCATCAGTGATCTCCTCGGGGAAATCATTGGGATCATCGTAATCGTTATATCCTTCGGAATACTGATCCTGATAAGGAAGATCCTGCTGATCATCATACTGATAGGACTGCTGCTCGGCTGCCGCCTGAAATCTAGCCATATGCTCGGGATCACCTGCATAGACACCATCCTGAAGATCATAGAAATCCTGTTGAGAGTTATCATTTCTCAAGAAAGACGGAGCCTCGGGCTGCTGACGTCTGGGCATCAGAGGTGCAGTCTTAGGAAGCGGTGTGTAATCAAATTCAGCCGTAGGAGCATCGGCGGCACCTGCCGTAGATACTCTGCGAACACCGTAGTTCAGGTTATTCGGATCTACTGTAGTATCCGCACCGAACTCCCTGTCGGATACATCCATAAATCCCGTCTTGCTGTCAACGGGGATCCTCTTACCAAAAGGATCCTTCTGGTTAGAATTCTGAGCCGCCTGAATTGCCTGATTCTTATATCTTTCGTGCTCGAACAAGGGAACTCCCGAGATCTCCGTAGGAGAATTTACAAAAGGAGATCTGCCGCTCTGGTAAGGCTGCATCTGCTGCTGAGGAGCAGGACCTCTCTGAGGTCTGCTGCCATACTGCGGATATCTGGGATTATATCTGTCACGAACCGTGTTATATGCTTTCTTTGAAGCATGACCGATAGCTTTCGCCGTCTTCTTTGCGGTCTTCTTAAGAGAAACATGGAATACTAAGATAACCTGTGAGAGAAGCAAAACGAACATCGCAAGGATAGATACAGTCTTGCCTGCGAGCTTATTAAGAGCTACTGCGATACCGCCGCCTACGAGTCCGCCGGGAAGGCACTTAGCAGATCCTGCGGGATTAGTAATGAGCGAAGAATCGGGACCGGACTTCCAAAGAAGTGCGATAGCCTTTGTAGCCTTGAACTTCTCGCCTGTCTCATCGGCGCATAATTTTCTGAAGAATTCAAAATCCATCGAAAAGAGTGCAAAGAGCGCAGAGACACAGATCATGAAGATGATCACGGATCTGACTCTTATGGGTGCTACGCCTTCCCTCTTCTCGAGGAAGAAATCAACTGATGCATAAAAGAGGAATACGGGTATCATGAAGGCCGCGGATCCGATAAGACCGAATCCCAAGCCTCTGAACCATACTCCGAGGAAACCGGTTATCGTCTCCGGAAGATAATAGATCAAAGTGAGAACTATGGCACAGAAGAAAAACACTATGCCCGTTACTTCTCTCTTGTCTTCGTTAAAGCTCAATTCCCAATCTCCTTATCGCTTTATAGATACACAGCATCGTCTTGCTGTCTTCGATATCTCCATTGTCGGCCATGGAAAGAAGTTCCTTCAAAGGTATCTTCTCACACTTAAGGAACTCACCTTCATCAGGCTTTTCGCCGATGAACTTAAGTCCCGTTGCCGCATATAGCCAGATGATCTCGGAATCATATCCGGGAGAGCAGACCATCCTGCCCAGGTCATAGACGTTCTCGGCTTCGAAGCCCGCTTCTTCATGAAGTTCCCTAACGGCACATACCTTCGGGTCTTCGCCGGGCTCGATCTTACCTGCCGGAACTTCGAGAAGGATCCTTTCGAAAGGCGCTCTGAACTGTCTGACCATATAACAGTTAAGATCCTCGTCTATAGGAAGGATGCACGCGCCGCCGTTATGCTTAACTATCTCGCGACGAGACTGCGATCCGTCAGCCAATCTGACCTTCTTAACTATTGTATCAAAAACCCTGCCATGGAAGACCGTCTCAGATGAGAGAGTCTCCTCGATAAGCTCACTATAGTCACGTTCCGTCATTTGGCACCCGTTCCCGATGCAAACTTCGAGGACTGCTCGACTGCAAGTCTGTCGCATCTGTTGTTGAATTCATTATCGGCATGACCTTTTACCTTGTGAAAGACGACTTCATGTGTATTCGTAAGCTCGAGAAGTCTCTTCCAAAGATCGATATTGGCAACTTCTGCCTTGGCACTGTTGCGCCAGTTATTACGCTGCCAACCTGCGATCCAGTTCTGGTTAAAAGCATTTACGACATATGCGCTGTCACTGTAGATATCAACATGACAGGGTCTTGTCAGAGCTTCCAGAGCCCTTATGACGGCCATGAGCTCCATCCTGTTATTGGTGGTACGCTCCTCACCGCCTGACATCTCCTTGCTCTTTCCGCCGGCCATGAGGATCGCTCCCCAGCCGCCGGGACCGGGGTTACCGGAGCAGGCGCCGTCAGTATATACGGTTACGGGGGTGAGCTTACTTTCAGGCATTATCACTTACCGCCCTGCATGAGCTTTGTCTTCTCGTCAGCTGCGAGTACGGACTTGATAACGGCATTACGAAGACCGTTCTCCTCAAGTGCCATAACACCTGCGATCGTTGTTCCTCCGGGAGAGCATACCTGATCCTTCAAGACTGCGGGATGAGTCTTCGTATCAAGGCAGAGCTTTCCGGAACCCATGACTGTTGCAGCTGCGATCTTAAGAGCATCATCTCTCTTGATACCGAGAGATACGGCTGCATCTGCCATTGCTTCGATAAAGAGCATTACGTATGCGGGGCCCGTACCGGAAACACATCCGATAGCATCGAGAGTCTTCTCATCACAGAGAACAACTTCACCGCATGTCTCAAGGAGCTTAACTACGAAAGCAGTCTCCTCCTCATCAAGCCCCATGGGGCAAACGGCACTTACGCCTGCGCCTACCTGAGCGGGAGTATTAGGCATGATCCTTACGAACTTTCTGCCGCTGTCGAGGATACCTGCGATCCTTGACGTAGTAACTGCAGCCGCGATCGAAAGAACGATAGCACCTGCCTTCAATGAAGGAACGATATCCTTAAGAGCATTATCAAAATGCTGGGGCTTAACAGCCATAAGAACATAATCGGCATCCTTTACGGATGAAGCTGCGTCAGAAGCGGCATTAACTCCGAAAGTGGAAGCGGCATTATTTCTTGCAGCCTCGATAACATCATAAACAGTGATCTCCTCGGGCTTAAAGATGTTGCCGTCGATAAATCCCTTCATAAGGGCCTTACCCATATTACCTGTGCCTATAACAGTGAGTTTCATAGCGTTTACTCCTTTATTTTAAAATAATAGATCGTGTCAATGATAACATTACACTTGACAGGTTGCAAACACTCCGATAAACTGTGTTCTGTTGTCAAAGGGGAGTGGCTCAACGGTAGAGCAGCGGTCTCCAAAACCGCCGGTTGCGCGTTCGAATCGTGTCTCCCCTGCCAGACAAAAAAGGCTGTTCATTACGAACAGCCTTTTCTTTTTGCTTATTTATCCTGATCTGTCAGATGGAATCCGAAGGAACGATATCGAAAGCTACACAGTTTACGCCGTTTACTTCGACCAATGATGCCCTGAATGCGGTATTACCTATCGTAAGATAAGAATCGGAATTGATCTGATAAAGTGCATCTCCCGTGAGAGCATATGCTTCATTGAGCTCAAGATCGGGATTACATGTCATGAGATAGCTCGAGAAAAAGATCCTCAGGAAATCGAACATTCCGGGATCATCAATATATTCGATAACAACTCTAACAGCAGTTACCTTATTATCTACGCTTCTTGCTCTTCCCTGTATTCCCACTGCAAGATCGGCAGCATCGGTATTGATGGGAGCACTGAAGAATCTCTCGTGCTTATGAGCCTCTTCTGCGGCTGCAGCCTCACCTGATGCAGAGACCGCAGGAATGGAAGATGCAGGTACCGTAGAGGCATCCACATACTCGACCTCGGGGATCTGACAGTTGTGGTCATGAAGTGCCTGAGTATAGATCTCAGTCTGTGTATATCTTGTTCTGAACTCATCTACTGTCATATCAAATGAAGTTACGTAGAATACCGGTATCAGGAAATAAACGATCGCACCTACTGCACAGAGAACCATTGCTACAAGGCACAAAGGAATGATCTTATCCTGTGCACACTTAGCGACGAACTTCGCGAAGAAAGTCTCTTCCTTGTTCTTGATCTTAACCGTCTTTGAATTCTCTACTGCGGCAAGCGCTTTCTCGAATTCTGCATCTTCATCGGCAGCGGGAGTATCGATGATCTCCTCGTTTTCAGTATCGTTAATATTCTTATCGTCTTTATCCATCTGAAGTCTCACTATCTTTCAATTCTTGAAGTCATATTCAACATTATTGCATAAACTTCACATCTAATCTATTCTTATACCAAAAAGATCAGGAGGTATCAATATGCACGTACTGGTAGCCGGAGGCTCAAGAGGTATAGGTGCTGCATGCGTACGCGCTTTCGCAGCCGCAGGCCATGATATCACCCTGATCTACAATAATACTTTCGTTGAAGGAACCGATAAGATCTATCCCGTAAAGTGCGACGTATCCGACCCTGATGATGTCAGAAATGCAGTTATCTCGGCCAGGGACAGATTCGGCGATATCGATGCCCTGGTCTACTGCAGCGGCATCTCCCTCACGGGGCTTGTCACCGATTTCGATCAGGAAAGCTACAAGAAGATCATGGATACGAACTTCGGCGGACTCTTTTATATGACTCACGAAGTCCTTCCTGATATGATCAGGAACCACAACGGTACGATAACCGCAGTATCCTCCATGTGGGGTCAGACAGGCGCATCTTGCGAGGCTCTCTACTCCGCGA
The window above is part of the Ruminococcaceae bacterium KH2T8 genome. Proteins encoded here:
- a CDS encoding CDP-diacylglycerol--glycerol-3-phosphate 3-phosphatidyltransferase/cardiolipin synthase codes for the protein MNLPNKLSLLRIILIPVTLLFMLPISIYGFEPEGWNAFIRESGMLIAAIVFIIASLTDMADGKIARKYNLITNLGKFLDSLADKMLVIGVLIAFVELGRVSAWFLAIIILREFMVTGIRMLAAEKGVVMAAKMIGKIKTTTQMIAIVYLMFEPALLKISGNTYDYAAYPVNAITIIGDVLFLICVVMTVVSGMDYLLKNLNYLKNAD
- a CDS encoding SSU ribosomal protein S12P methylthiotransferase — translated: MDIGKTALPGGLFILGFNGNIRRMKKEEINVTMIALGCSKNLVDAECMVKMIKDHGYNVVESVEDAEVAIINSCGFIESAKTETIMTILNTADLKPDGEKHGKLKHIIVTGCLSQRYSSEILDELPEVDIVMGTSHYKDICEAIDSLYECEMPKKVYVSEPGGMDQLLTHRDISTGSFAWLKIGEGCVHRCSFCAIPLIRGSYKSRPMEAILEEAEDLASQGFKEIILAAQDTTNYGIDLYKKQVLPELLRKLSKIEGIELIRVMYGYMDGITDELIDEMANNPKVAKYLDIPIQHADNGILKSMLRHDTVELIDERIAKLREKIPGLVIRTTVMVGFPGESEEAFDNLIKNIEKWRFDRLGCFEFSPEEGTPAYDMPDDVDAETKKLRCQKVYEVQEAISRESNLSRVGSEVTVTIDSVSEDGIFYVGRSYGEAPEIDPVIYVASTKEEELKIGGRYQVKILEASEYEMTGVTI
- a CDS encoding SOS response regulatory protein OraA/RecX, interacts with RecA, yielding MDPYDISEAVSAGIRHIGIAVYSSGKVREYLIRKGYDPGTARSAVEQLVEREYIDDIRAGRKVLASRVGKKQESRALISQRLSAAGISRDCIPTLLEECDDDKVTCRRLIEALCPNFSESVYSESDIRDIISVASRRGYSAETASSVIRLLINDLPT
- a CDS encoding recombination protein RecA, whose amino-acid sequence is MAKKNSAKASVQQVPIADQSERKKALEAAMAQIEKQFGKGSVMRMGDQEVVDIETIPTGSLTLDIALGVGGLPRGRIIEIYGPESSGKTTVALHCVAEAQKMGGTCAFIDAEHALDAVYASKIGVDVDNLLLAQPDTGEQALEITETLVRSGGIDVIVIDSVAALVPRAEIEGEMGDSHVGLQARLMSQALRKLTGIIAKSGTVCIFINQLREKVGVMFGNPETTTGGRALKFYSSVRLDVRKTETLRNGTDVIGNHVRVKVVKNKVAPPFKEAEFDIMYGQGISKESCIIDLAVENNIIEKSGSWFAYKGQKIGQGKDNARQYLLDNTDIRDEIEQLVRDSYKPAEPGEDLDDADVSDVDLDLDENDDDILGIDM
- a CDS encoding putative peptidoglycan lipid II flippase, whose translation is MSNISNTKSKRSMSMTVATALMMVGLVFSKCSGFLRDIFVSARFEDMYRDAFTLAFMIPDIVFDLLIGGAIQSAITPTLASAVARGEEEKGWRAVNIFISVFSVIVIAVCVLGVIFSEPMYMIFRSEEKGTEVAHLAAMASKWLFPQIFFMMLAALSIGILNSYKRFGSTAFGPTVYNICVLASILMFAGNSEHKLMMTTAGIMVAAGVYFLFQLICGHDILRRFRFTFKPGDREFHALVKTALPILLSASVVRINMAILNFFAEQIPQHVTFLLRNASTVWQLPYGIFAVAIGSVMLPSIASLYGEKKYPECSALLSSRLKSALFLTIPSAGFMVLMNVDVIKAVFQWSSNYTDDNAQTAGTFLIGYSAAIITHTVIFIMNQAFYGMGKTKIPLFAGCIGLITNPLFCTIFISMGFGLISLTFAYSLTSLFQLLTLCIIYYKSKDTVPLKMLPFACKAGLSVLVMCVVLFVFDRAVPAQGSKMLQLMILAGKGLVCVFVYFGFALVMKMPEATDWITSFKSKIASKLSRKSH
- a CDS encoding nicotinamide-nucleotide amidase; translation: MVFDDLYYLASDLVEELKKSKLTVAFAESLTGGMIASKLVDVPGASDVLLGGVVSYTNEIKMNVLGVKKDTIDAYTEVSEQCAMEMADGVRKLTGADIAFSATGYAGDYSDPSDSDDDLVGTVWFGFATEDGTEAFCQYFPYKRDMVRLQSVEFVYKTILSYIEENYE
- a CDS encoding 4TM region of DNA translocase FtsK/SpoIIIE — its product is MSFNEDKREVTGIVFFFCAIVLTLIYYLPETITGFLGVWFRGLGFGLIGSAAFMIPVFLFYASVDFFLEKREGVAPIRVRSVIIFMICVSALFALFSMDFEFFRKLCADETGEKFKATKAIALLWKSGPDSSLITNPAGSAKCLPGGLVGGGIAVALNKLAGKTVSILAMFVLLLSQVILVFHVSLKKTAKKTAKAIGHASKKAYNTVRDRYNPRYPQYGSRPQRGPAPQQQMQPYQSGRSPFVNSPTEISGVPLFEHERYKNQAIQAAQNSNQKDPFGKRIPVDSKTGFMDVSDREFGADTTVDPNNLNYGVRRVSTAGAADAPTAEFDYTPLPKTAPLMPRRQQPEAPSFLRNDNSQQDFYDLQDGVYAGDPEHMARFQAAAEQQSYQYDDQQDLPYQDQYSEGYNDYDDPNDFPEEITDEDPYDYTQNRTVRAPHISMGGEPAPAPYTSPAAPAAPVSPAPVSGTAAIPINQNLDNEGFSNTEGRIVETPKSVPGANVDVTTGRIKSRRKGPYRPAPLTCLEKDQGTKNANNNAELQAKAKELEEALGSFGINAQVINITHGPAITRFELTIDRGVKVSRVLSLQDDIALAMAAVSVRIEAPIPGKSAIGIEIPNKKTSAVQLRGLLETKEFREGPGLEVPLGKDIPGRPIMCNIAKMPHLLIAGSTGSGKSVCINTILTSILCKASPDDVRMILVDPKVVELSVYNGIPHLLMPVVTDPKKASNALKWAVIEMERRYKCFSESGCRDLSGYNEYLKYNGEKPLPLILIVIDELADLMTVAAKEVEDQIARLAAMARAAGLHLLIATQRPSVDVITGVIKSNVPSRIAFAVSSGVDSRTILDSVGAEKLLGKGDMLYSPLSAPKPVRGQGAFVSDKEVEAIVKYLKDNYGPLYDDDIMKAVETPAAAGGSAGGAGGDQGGSDEDDLLDQAVNTVIDAGNASVSILQRRLGIGYPRAARLIDVMEQKHIIGPFEGSKPRKVLINKTDWLEMQSKGDA
- a CDS encoding ADP-ribose pyrophosphatase, coding for MTERDYSELIEETLSSETVFHGRVFDTIVKKVRLADGSQSRREIVKHNGGACILPIDEDLNCYMVRQFRAPFERILLEVPAGKIEPGEDPKVCAVRELHEEAGFEAENVYDLGRMVCSPGYDSEIIWLYAATGLKFIGEKPDEGEFLKCEKIPLKELLSMADNGDIEDSKTMLCIYKAIRRLGIEL
- a CDS encoding RNase HI yields the protein MPESKLTPVTVYTDGACSGNPGPGGWGAILMAGGKSKEMSGGEERTTNNRMELMAVIRALEALTRPCHVDIYSDSAYVVNAFNQNWIAGWQRNNWRNSAKAEVANIDLWKRLLELTNTHEVVFHKVKGHADNEFNNRCDRLAVEQSSKFASGTGAK